Proteins encoded in a region of the Fibrobacter sp. UWR4 genome:
- a CDS encoding triacylglycerol lipase: MRNKLLAVALLSVIAFARDDYAEAFKNFKSYPSSTTVEVGEWVEPYDQTFLPYATCGEVKDFEVVSVADLVKDYYDDKDKLIDYFTNGHYFCVASVVRITYHVTCQNKLKYKGIYYLFSDPYKEKDPVIGDKEAVDKKFKAWAHDWKERNLACLKEDGTFDESCSEYNGRTYSGYDGKFDEKKLKEQWVKQKVAYPAWKNLGVPGKKLAKPVLFVHGLGDDYRSWGVASSVDADELCEKDAICSGMRPSICVEKLVPSFIKETVCTEKLKKKLNNYKEALLRTNDEFQKGLVKKYSSGSAPDIIVRNQNIYITDDNINSDGIYFFQAPGKINDDKRWEEAPLDWNGVNDQTTQSGRLYKKLEEILDDFSSSTSINWRETPEVSVDIVAHSQGGLVVREMLRGLRAENVSKGSDNPANHIGRVITVDTPHFGAATAAENSKSESIAGYFGLGKIVDDLNNPKKHGLANVKVNLDYTNWLTDLGLMAVDALLGWSTATLVATSDYEVNMKGPYLGPYTVSLNVDPLGPGSFDVDIMDLDPLEDSREQAENTRRIGKHLERESDFLQNLNYGTNGRSYPKKPNDENLEIVPLYSGSTKTVVSAALESIADNLKISCPELDDEDSKVACVSLESYLESKSNDFKDSLYGTINIDDVNLNQNLLSILNSLMDDWLANSDLIVESESQRYESDEFGITSSTIPELKEPRKFELHDALAPWETVAHLDLKMGNMAASARQGLDIACALHVYCDELLVQKAGVKLVYLEDGTVGLTGDFDLSPLYLVTGKQGSRASDGINYLEAIYEPGVGSYVNYTDADGVLRQDVVLPSSIATNPRLLRNGSIITASFDNQSGKTFSKDYAMPNMSSQTTFSIIAEEGTLLPKVVVGTATASDLSSQIAPVSPTAWKKNRDVFVMHREARGDNESNTSRPRILIANSTDKDVAGFKVAYYFTADPARNPVVEVDYPKTTAVLENLGGDQWRFMLDVTDSVLKAKSVFPSLDGWQIRLYYNDWTDFDHFDDWSANYNIGIPQNNKKIVVYDVEERILWGQEPPIYKSVDDGVIASPKGVLSWSDAASWEDNAFKPQVSVKNTGSVALKNYHAKLWFRVPNGKSLYVPVDDWYTPVSKPSLHSIGENVWELDMYFDRYILYPNESVVEGNIGLHLTDWSTFDKLVCGIALFDSEDDVIFGKVPSVDECKTYSLPSLLNAQYVWSL; the protein is encoded by the coding sequence ATGAGAAATAAACTATTAGCTGTTGCGTTACTTTCTGTAATCGCTTTTGCGAGAGATGACTATGCTGAGGCTTTTAAAAACTTTAAGTCTTATCCGTCTAGTACGACTGTGGAAGTGGGGGAGTGGGTGGAACCTTATGACCAAACATTCTTGCCTTATGCCACGTGTGGGGAGGTGAAGGATTTTGAGGTTGTATCAGTTGCCGATTTAGTAAAAGATTATTATGATGACAAAGATAAATTAATAGATTATTTCACTAATGGTCACTATTTTTGTGTAGCAAGTGTTGTACGCATTACGTATCATGTGACATGCCAAAATAAGTTGAAATATAAAGGGATTTATTACCTTTTTAGTGATCCCTATAAAGAAAAAGACCCCGTGATAGGGGATAAAGAAGCTGTTGATAAAAAGTTTAAGGCATGGGCACATGACTGGAAAGAAAGAAACCTTGCATGTTTAAAAGAAGACGGTACATTTGATGAGTCGTGTTCAGAGTATAATGGTCGTACATATTCTGGATATGATGGAAAATTTGATGAGAAAAAACTGAAAGAGCAGTGGGTAAAGCAGAAAGTTGCGTATCCTGCGTGGAAAAATTTGGGTGTTCCGGGGAAAAAACTTGCTAAACCAGTTCTGTTTGTTCATGGTTTGGGGGATGACTATAGATCCTGGGGAGTTGCGTCTAGTGTAGATGCAGATGAACTGTGTGAAAAAGACGCAATCTGTTCAGGAATGAGGCCGTCCATTTGCGTAGAAAAACTTGTTCCTTCTTTTATAAAAGAGACTGTTTGTACTGAAAAATTAAAGAAAAAGCTCAATAATTATAAGGAAGCTCTATTAAGAACCAATGATGAGTTTCAAAAGGGCTTAGTGAAAAAATATAGCTCTGGATCAGCTCCCGATATTATAGTTCGCAATCAAAATATTTATATCACGGATGATAACATTAATAGTGATGGAATATATTTTTTTCAAGCTCCAGGGAAAATAAATGACGATAAAAGATGGGAAGAAGCGCCGCTGGATTGGAATGGAGTAAACGATCAAACTACTCAGTCTGGTAGATTATATAAAAAATTGGAAGAAATATTAGACGATTTTTCTAGTAGCACATCAATTAATTGGCGAGAAACACCCGAGGTGTCTGTTGATATCGTCGCTCATAGCCAGGGTGGACTTGTTGTGCGAGAAATGCTTCGCGGACTTAGGGCTGAAAATGTCTCTAAAGGTAGCGATAATCCGGCGAATCATATTGGACGAGTTATCACTGTTGATACACCTCATTTTGGGGCGGCAACTGCTGCAGAAAATTCAAAATCGGAATCCATAGCAGGATATTTCGGTTTGGGAAAAATAGTGGATGATTTAAATAATCCGAAAAAACATGGCCTAGCGAATGTCAAGGTCAATCTTGATTACACAAATTGGTTGACTGATTTGGGACTCATGGCTGTTGACGCACTCCTTGGCTGGTCAACAGCAACTCTTGTGGCAACATCTGATTATGAAGTGAACATGAAGGGACCTTACCTTGGACCTTATACGGTATCGCTAAATGTTGACCCACTTGGTCCAGGTAGTTTTGATGTTGATATTATGGATTTGGATCCACTTGAGGATTCGCGAGAACAAGCGGAAAATACAAGACGCATTGGAAAGCATCTTGAAAGAGAAAGTGATTTCCTACAAAACTTGAACTATGGAACAAATGGAAGGTCGTATCCAAAGAAACCGAATGACGAAAATCTTGAAATTGTGCCGTTGTATTCGGGAAGTACTAAAACCGTTGTTTCCGCGGCTCTAGAATCCATTGCTGATAATCTAAAGATTTCCTGTCCCGAATTAGATGATGAAGATTCAAAGGTTGCGTGTGTATCTCTTGAGTCGTACCTAGAGTCAAAATCAAACGATTTTAAGGATTCGTTGTATGGCACAATTAATATTGATGACGTAAATTTGAATCAAAATTTGTTAAGCATTTTAAATAGTTTGATGGATGATTGGCTTGCAAATAGTGATTTGATTGTGGAATCGGAGAGTCAAAGGTATGAAAGTGATGAATTTGGAATAACTAGCAGTACTATACCAGAATTAAAAGAACCTCGTAAATTTGAATTACATGATGCGCTGGCTCCATGGGAAACGGTCGCCCATCTGGATCTAAAAATGGGCAATATGGCTGCATCTGCCCGACAGGGACTAGATATTGCATGTGCATTGCATGTTTATTGTGATGAATTGCTTGTCCAAAAAGCTGGTGTGAAGTTAGTATATCTAGAGGATGGAACTGTTGGCTTAACTGGAGACTTTGATTTGTCTCCTTTGTATCTTGTAACTGGCAAGCAGGGATCTCGTGCTTCTGATGGAATAAACTATCTGGAAGCTATATATGAACCAGGTGTGGGATCTTATGTAAATTACACCGATGCGGATGGAGTATTACGACAGGATGTTGTGCTGCCTTCCAGTATTGCGACCAACCCGCGCCTTCTGAGAAACGGTTCTATTATTACGGCTAGCTTTGATAACCAATCTGGCAAGACATTCTCTAAAGATTATGCTATGCCTAATATGTCCTCACAAACAACCTTCTCCATTATTGCAGAGGAGGGGACTTTGCTTCCTAAAGTTGTTGTTGGTACAGCCACTGCTAGCGATTTAAGTTCTCAGATTGCACCAGTTTCGCCAACTGCTTGGAAAAAAAATAGAGATGTTTTCGTTATGCATCGTGAGGCGCGGGGCGATAACGAATCCAATACATCGAGACCTAGAATACTTATTGCTAATTCAACTGATAAGGATGTCGCAGGCTTTAAGGTTGCTTATTATTTCACGGCGGATCCAGCAAGGAATCCTGTAGTTGAAGTAGATTATCCCAAAACTACTGCTGTCCTTGAAAATCTTGGTGGCGACCAATGGCGATTTATGTTGGATGTAACAGATTCCGTATTGAAGGCTAAGTCCGTTTTTCCGAGTTTGGATGGATGGCAGATTCGTTTATACTATAACGATTGGACCGACTTTGATCATTTTGATGATTGGTCTGCGAATTATAATATCGGTATCCCTCAAAACAATAAGAAAATAGTTGTTTATGATGTGGAAGAGCGTATTCTGTGGGGACAAGAACCCCCTATATACAAGAGCGTAGACGATGGTGTGATTGCTTCTCCGAAGGGAGTCTTGTCCTGGAGTGATGCGGCTTCATGGGAAGACAATGCGTTTAAACCTCAGGTTTCCGTTAAAAATACAGGATCTGTTGCCTTGAAGAATTACCATGCAAAACTCTGGTTTCGTGTGCCTAATGGGAAATCGCTTTATGTTCCTGTTGATGATTGGTACACACCGGTATCTAAGCCTAGTCTTCATAGTATTGGCGAAAATGTATGGGAACTGGATATGTATTTTGATCGGTATATTCTATATCCGAACGAGTCTGTTGTTGAAGGAAACATCGGTCTTCATCTAACAGATTGGAGTACTTTTGACAAATTGGTCTGTGGAATAGCCTTATTTGATTCTGAAGATGATGTGATTTTTGGAAAGGTCCCTTCTGTTGACGAGTGCAAGACCTACAGTTTGCCCAGCCTCTTGAATGCCCAATACGTATGGAGCCTCTAG